GCACGAGATCGATCACCTGGACGGAATCCTGTTCCTTGAGCGGCTGAGTCCGCTCAAGCGCCGCATCATCCGCAAGAGGATCCAGAAACTGATCCGCACCGGCGAGTGGGCCGGGGTCGGATCGTGAAGCTGGCCTTCCTCGGCACCCCCGACTTTGCCGTTCCCTCCCTCACCCGGCTGCACGATGCCGGACACGCGATTCGACTCGTCCTGACCCAGCCCGATCGCCCCGCGGGACGCGGCCGCAAGATATCGCCCTCTCCCGTCAAGCGCGCCGCGCTGGAGCGCGGCCTCGCGGTGTTCCAGCCGGAGAGACTGGACGAGGCGGCGGTCGCCCGCCTCGCCTCGGAAGAGGTGGAGGCGGCGGTGGTCGTCGCGTATGGCCTGATACTCCCCGCGGCCCTGCTGCGGCTCCCTCCGCTCGGATGCATCAACCTCCACGCGTCGATGCTTCCGCGGTATCGCGGGGCGGCGCCGATCGCTCATGCCATCCTGCGGGGTGAGACGACGACCGGAGTCACCACGCTGCTCATGGACGAAGGGATCGACACGGGGCCGATTCTGCTCCAGAAGGAATCGTCCCTTGGCCCGGAGGAGACCGCGGGAGAGGTCGAGAAGAGGCTTTCCGAACTCGGGGCCGGCCTGCTGGCGCAGACGATCGAAGGGATTGCCGCCGGCCGGATCCTGCCCCGCCCTCAGATCGTCGACCGCCAAACCTACGCGCCGAAGATCGGCCCGGAAACGGCTCGGATCGCCTGGAGCCACGCGCCGACCCTCATCGTCAACCTGATTCGCGCCATGAATCCCCGCCCTGGAGCCACGACCTCCCTGGGGGGGAAGAGCTTCAAGATCTGGCGCGCCGCCGCCGGCGCCCCGCGGCACGGCGAGGAGGAGCGCGCCGCTCCGGGGGCGATCCTGGCGGGCGGTGGAGAGCCGCGCGTGGCGTGCGGCGCGGGCGGAAGCGTCGTTCTCCAGGAGCTCCAGCGGGAAGGAGGGCGCCGCGTGAGCGGCGAGGAAGCGGTCCGCGGCAGGTGGCTGGCCGGGGGGGGGTTCTCGGGTGAGACGAAAGCGCTCTGACGCGGCCGCCGATCCCCGCTCGCTGGCCTGTGAGATTCTCGACAACCTGGAACGAGCCGGCAGCCGGGCGAGCGAGGAGCTGGCGCGGCTCGGCGATCGCCTCGCCGACGATCGCGACATGAGGCTCGCGACCGAGCTCGTCTACGGAACGCTCCGGCGCCGGTCGGGGCTCGACTACCATCTCGTCCGGCTCTCCGGCCGCGATCTCGAGCGGATCGATCCCGCGCTCCTTGCCCCGCTGCGCGTCGCCCTCTACCAGATCCTCCATCTCGACCGGGTCCCCGCTTCGGCCGCCGTTAACGAATCGGTGGAAATCGCCCGGAGGCGATTGGGGGAGCGCTCCGCCGGCTTCGTCAATGCCGTTCTCCGGAAGGCGGCGCGAGATCGCCCCGCCCTCCGCCTCCCCGAGGAAGGCGATGATCCCGACGGCTTCATGGCGCTGAGCTATTCGCTTCCCCGCTGGATGATCGAGCGATGGCGGGAGCGGCTGGGCGACGAAGAGACGTGCCGCCTCGCGGCGAGCCTCGTCTCTCCCGCGCCGCTGTCGCTGTGGGTAAACGGCTCGCGGACCGATGCGGCCCGGCTCGCGGAGGAACTCGCCGGGGAAGGAATCGCGACCGCCGGAT
This is a stretch of genomic DNA from Candidatus Polarisedimenticolia bacterium. It encodes these proteins:
- the fmt gene encoding methionyl-tRNA formyltransferase produces the protein MKLAFLGTPDFAVPSLTRLHDAGHAIRLVLTQPDRPAGRGRKISPSPVKRAALERGLAVFQPERLDEAAVARLASEEVEAAVVVAYGLILPAALLRLPPLGCINLHASMLPRYRGAAPIAHAILRGETTTGVTTLLMDEGIDTGPILLQKESSLGPEETAGEVEKRLSELGAGLLAQTIEGIAAGRILPRPQIVDRQTYAPKIGPETARIAWSHAPTLIVNLIRAMNPRPGATTSLGGKSFKIWRAAAGAPRHGEEERAAPGAILAGGGEPRVACGAGGSVVLQELQREGGRRVSGEEAVRGRWLAGGGFSGETKAL